The Pseudomonas graminis region CCAGCCCTGCAGGACGCGCGTCGTGCCGTAGATCGCGCCCAGAACCATCGAAGCGTAGAGGATCGCACGGGCGTGGCGCCACTGATGACGCCGCGCGACGAAGTACAGCGCGACCATGGTGAAGCCGCCGGAGGCATGCCCACCTGGCCAGCAGCGACCGGCGCCGGCTTCATGGAACAGGCTGAAATTCTCGAACCATTCCTTTTTCTCCATGGTCCCGCCGTACAGCGTGGTTTCCACGGGGCAATAGATGCTGGTGTGGCTCTTAAAAAAATGGATCATGCCGGTGATGATTGCAAACGACACGACGATGTACAGGAAGTCCCGCCGGTAGCGAGCGGTAAAGCGCAGCACCGGGCCAATGCGCATTGTCTCCAGCGACCTGATCAGCCGGTCGTGTCGCCCCGGTTTCAACAGCGGCCAGATAAACGACAGGATTGAGCCGATGATCGCGGCTTCCCCGGTGAGGTCGGGAATGATCCGCGGCCAGCGGTGGGTCAGGTTTTCGAACAGGCGGTTGTGGCCGTAGGGAAACTCGTGGTTGGGGTAGTACAGCCAGTTGCTGATCATTTCGTCCAGGGAAGTGAGGTCGAAGACCACGAATATCGCCAGCGCAATGGCGATCGGTAAACCCAAGTTCCAGGCATAAAATCGTGATCGTTCGCTTCGCACGTTGGAATGTCCCGATAAGCATGAATGATTAACTTTGCCCGGCTATTGCCGGCCGCTGGTGGAACATAGACACGCGCAGGTCAAACCGCAGTGAAGGGAATGTGAAAACTCTATTATGTTTAAAGCCTGTAGCGTCCTCATGAGACGAAGCAGAGACTTCCTCACAAACTACGGCGTGACGTTCTCCCCACGGGTCGGGAATGAATAACGTTTTACAGCCACTGTTTTTTTCACGTGCCGTTTACCAAATAACCATGCATCGCTGTTTACGCTCGTTGTCATTCAATGACGCAGATTTCCATCTGCCGATGGACTGAACAGTCGGAGCAACACGATGCGCGAACACATCAATGTCCCGCCCGCGCCCACGGCGGGTAAGTTACTTAAAAGTGCCACCAAATTCCGTGTTTTGCTGACCGCTGCCGCGATTGTCGTGTCGCTGCTGTTGCTGACGGGTTACACCTACTGGCCCCGTTCGCCCATTGAACTCGCCAGCGGGCACAACATGAGCAGGGCGGGCCTTTACGAAAGCTGGAAGAAAGGCGAAGTGGTGGTGCTGATGCGTCACGGCGAGCGTTGCGACCGCTCCGATAATGAATGCCTGGGGCCAAAGGACGGGATTACCCGCAACGGCAGCCAGGTGTCTGCCGAAGTGGGACGTTCATTGAGCCAGTTGGGTTTGGACCAGACCGATGTCCTCGCCAGCCCCTCTACGCGCACGGCGCAAACCGCCGAATCCCTGTTCGGCCACCCGGTTGCGTCCCAGGAATGGTTGTTTGATTGCGAGAAGATGAACCTCGGCCAGGTCATGGCGCACAAGGCGAATAACCGCAATCTGGTGTTAGTCACCCATAGCGGTTGCATCAGTCAGATAGAGGGCAAGCAGGGTTACCCCCATGCCGATACCAGCGAA contains the following coding sequences:
- a CDS encoding phosphatase PAP2 family protein, translated to MRSERSRFYAWNLGLPIAIALAIFVVFDLTSLDEMISNWLYYPNHEFPYGHNRLFENLTHRWPRIIPDLTGEAAIIGSILSFIWPLLKPGRHDRLIRSLETMRIGPVLRFTARYRRDFLYIVVSFAIITGMIHFFKSHTSIYCPVETTLYGGTMEKKEWFENFSLFHEAGAGRCWPGGHASGGFTMVALYFVARRHQWRHARAILYASMVLGAIYGTTRVLQGWHFMSHTFWAGVIVWMGALLTALAFYGWRQLAPSAEATPGAFAAIAR
- a CDS encoding histidine phosphatase family protein, coding for MREHINVPPAPTAGKLLKSATKFRVLLTAAAIVVSLLLLTGYTYWPRSPIELASGHNMSRAGLYESWKKGEVVVLMRHGERCDRSDNECLGPKDGITRNGSQVSAEVGRSLSQLGLDQTDVLASPSTRTAQTAESLFGHPVASQEWLFDCEKMNLGQVMAHKANNRNLVLVTHSGCISQIEGKQGYPHADTSEYDSAVFISLDKRSRPVIRGVLNPQDWKQLAMKAGD